A genomic segment from Bdellovibrionota bacterium encodes:
- a CDS encoding hemerythrin domain-containing protein, giving the protein MEATSETGRIQTFLQQDHREIDEIFMALRREIRMVTDGRPFLVESLRSQFQMFDKRLERHIHWEEDLLFPAVEETRPDLKEGPGYVMRLEHEDIRRLKASANQRLSNPEPKVEALKSAASDLEEMFSILKDHNMKEEHVYYPMADELFSASKTGELMKRFRAS; this is encoded by the coding sequence TCAAACTTTTCTTCAGCAAGATCATCGGGAGATCGACGAGATCTTTATGGCGCTTCGCCGAGAGATCCGGATGGTGACCGACGGAAGGCCCTTCTTGGTTGAATCGCTGCGCAGCCAGTTCCAGATGTTCGATAAACGCCTCGAGCGACATATCCATTGGGAGGAGGATCTTCTTTTCCCGGCGGTCGAGGAGACCAGGCCGGATCTTAAGGAAGGGCCCGGCTACGTGATGCGGCTGGAACACGAGGATATTCGGAGGCTCAAGGCGTCCGCAAATCAGAGACTTTCGAATCCGGAACCAAAGGTCGAAGCGCTGAAGAGCGCGGCGAGCGATCTGGAAGAGATGTTCTCGATCCTCAAGGATCACAATATGAAAGAGGAACACGTCTACTATCCCATGGCCGACGAACTATTTTCCGCTTCAAAGACGGGTGAACTGATGAAGCGATTTCGTGCGTCCTAA